The Elusimicrobiota bacterium genome window below encodes:
- a CDS encoding alpha-amylase family glycosyl hydrolase, translating into MENDLRAEIPSVRPRPARRSLFPFTALLLQGFFVCGARAQTVSQAPVTASPAATPAGVAVSVQPAVGLNAPLSPVLPLALGTLPSLAPTVRTAPTPAAQAALVLPNAQVPTAQPAGAAVRTVPAAVAFVQVPGVPSSPSSVPPASAERSGAEEGVLPTLRSFGRRLSGTESVGKGGELRRFFDGRRSASGEADAAVAVAPYSPRRSLLSRFADALGFSGDGQDSRPADEYAKLKELKAVLGDGTAPKGRTIEPFGFRKPDGAVAKARGAGLEGFFYSKLENERSFGAGFSAGQVENYFNYLDALLSPAAWTAPLRRELADLRGAGLTPAETNRRLNEVLTRALKELRADLHLLDRAAWGRSAGIYMILARAYNRLKPGKNFFESIDDAEFARIRAETHGDVVWLLDIFEIGKIRRWGTGGGSPYALTGYRVKPELGGDAALRDFVRRAHAAGLKVMTDFIPNHTSIDSELVAQRPEATLHIVPPQDLSDQEIQAAIPSKPYGDRSPLFYLVETDNYPENGRRVHKKILVHHPRTDYADGMWVDMVQIDYSRPEARAWEIEQAHRLFEDFGIDAVRRDMAYYQANARFFPQWTEYLEAERNWPLAPWAKAEMDRLFTEFGARAKAIGATEFWQDFTDDVKSRTPAAFAIDEVYSFATDISRSGSDGIYNKADQDLSLGQNGLYDAMVSRDAERIRAALRNAVFRAWQKGGAAMVNFLGTHDGGEGNPFDKFGRVVRAAAATALMFRPVLIYNGVEQGVGQARNLLADLSKSVDREKSIPFDIPVSLNWKEYDAQNGGFVRAMLEQSARYRELFEKGAAEVLEPAGGTPIVAWTVGRYDEADGRQKAVLVAANFSEGQAWGRFRLRKPVLKAFGAFEPRGDRTYVLRDRVDLSADGTPKTYVRTGAELLREGLSVGLEGGRAHVLEIEEVSDDATLPAARQKAGAFAVLSQRAGAEDPAPAPKRFGKAFWLLLATLLPFGWVALGFFYAGRALALQLGWRAGS; encoded by the coding sequence ATGGAGAACGACCTGCGCGCGGAGATCCCTTCCGTCCGGCCTCGTCCGGCCCGGCGCTCTCTCTTCCCCTTCACGGCCCTGCTCCTGCAGGGCTTCTTCGTCTGCGGCGCGCGCGCCCAGACGGTCTCGCAGGCGCCGGTGACGGCGTCCCCTGCCGCGACGCCCGCGGGGGTCGCGGTCTCCGTCCAGCCGGCCGTCGGCCTGAACGCCCCGCTCTCTCCCGTCCTGCCGCTCGCGCTCGGAACGCTGCCGTCGCTCGCGCCGACCGTGCGGACGGCGCCGACTCCCGCCGCGCAGGCCGCGCTCGTCCTGCCGAACGCGCAGGTTCCGACCGCGCAGCCCGCGGGTGCCGCGGTACGGACGGTTCCGGCCGCCGTCGCGTTCGTCCAGGTTCCCGGAGTCCCGTCCTCTCCCTCGTCCGTCCCCCCCGCGTCCGCGGAGCGCTCCGGCGCTGAGGAGGGCGTCCTCCCGACCCTGCGTTCGTTCGGCCGGCGCCTCTCCGGCACGGAGAGCGTCGGGAAGGGCGGCGAGCTGCGCCGGTTCTTCGACGGCCGCCGTTCCGCCTCCGGGGAAGCGGACGCCGCCGTTGCGGTGGCCCCGTATTCCCCGCGCCGCTCTCTCCTCTCGCGCTTCGCCGACGCCCTCGGCTTCTCCGGCGACGGCCAGGACAGTCGCCCCGCCGACGAGTACGCGAAGCTCAAGGAGCTCAAGGCGGTCCTCGGCGACGGCACCGCGCCGAAGGGCCGGACGATCGAGCCCTTCGGCTTCCGCAAGCCCGACGGCGCCGTGGCGAAGGCGCGCGGCGCGGGGCTCGAAGGGTTCTTCTACAGCAAGCTCGAGAACGAGCGCTCCTTCGGCGCGGGCTTCTCGGCCGGCCAGGTCGAGAACTATTTCAACTACCTCGACGCCCTGCTCTCCCCGGCGGCCTGGACCGCGCCGCTGCGCCGCGAGCTCGCCGACCTGCGCGGCGCCGGGCTCACCCCCGCCGAGACCAACCGACGCTTGAACGAGGTCCTCACCCGCGCGCTCAAGGAGCTGCGCGCCGACCTGCACCTCCTCGACCGCGCCGCCTGGGGCCGCTCGGCGGGCATCTACATGATCCTCGCCCGGGCTTACAACCGCCTGAAGCCCGGGAAGAACTTCTTCGAGTCCATCGACGACGCGGAGTTCGCCCGCATCCGCGCCGAGACGCACGGCGACGTCGTCTGGCTGCTCGACATCTTCGAGATCGGGAAGATCCGGCGCTGGGGCACGGGCGGCGGCTCGCCTTACGCGCTCACGGGCTACCGGGTCAAGCCCGAGCTCGGCGGCGACGCGGCCCTGCGCGACTTCGTGCGGCGCGCGCACGCCGCGGGCCTCAAGGTGATGACGGACTTCATCCCCAACCACACCTCCATCGACAGCGAGCTCGTCGCCCAGCGCCCCGAGGCGACGCTGCACATCGTCCCTCCCCAGGACCTGAGCGACCAGGAGATCCAGGCCGCCATCCCGAGCAAGCCCTACGGCGACCGCTCCCCGCTCTTCTACCTCGTCGAGACCGACAACTATCCCGAGAACGGCAGGCGCGTCCACAAGAAGATCCTCGTCCACCATCCCCGCACCGACTACGCCGACGGCATGTGGGTGGACATGGTGCAGATCGACTACTCGCGGCCCGAGGCGCGGGCGTGGGAGATCGAGCAGGCGCACCGGCTCTTCGAGGACTTCGGCATCGACGCCGTCCGGCGCGACATGGCGTACTATCAGGCCAACGCGCGCTTCTTCCCCCAGTGGACGGAATACCTCGAGGCGGAGCGCAACTGGCCGCTCGCCCCGTGGGCGAAGGCCGAGATGGACCGGCTCTTCACCGAGTTCGGAGCGCGCGCGAAGGCGATCGGGGCGACCGAGTTCTGGCAGGACTTCACCGACGACGTGAAGAGCCGCACGCCCGCCGCCTTCGCCATCGACGAGGTCTATTCCTTCGCGACCGACATCAGCCGCTCCGGCTCCGACGGCATCTACAACAAGGCCGATCAGGACCTCTCGCTCGGCCAGAACGGGCTTTACGACGCCATGGTCAGCCGCGACGCCGAGCGCATCCGCGCCGCGCTGCGCAACGCCGTCTTCCGCGCCTGGCAGAAGGGCGGCGCCGCGATGGTGAACTTCCTCGGCACCCACGACGGCGGGGAGGGGAACCCCTTCGACAAGTTCGGCCGGGTCGTGCGCGCGGCCGCGGCCACCGCGCTCATGTTCCGCCCCGTGCTCATCTACAACGGCGTCGAGCAGGGCGTCGGCCAGGCGCGCAACCTCCTCGCCGACCTCTCGAAGTCGGTGGACCGCGAGAAGTCCATCCCCTTCGACATCCCCGTCTCCCTCAACTGGAAGGAGTACGACGCGCAGAACGGCGGCTTCGTGCGCGCGATGCTCGAGCAGTCGGCCCGGTACCGCGAGCTCTTCGAGAAGGGAGCCGCCGAGGTGCTCGAGCCGGCCGGCGGCACGCCCATCGTCGCCTGGACCGTCGGCCGCTACGACGAGGCGGACGGCCGGCAGAAGGCCGTGCTCGTCGCGGCCAACTTCTCCGAGGGACAGGCCTGGGGCCGCTTCCGCCTGCGCAAGCCGGTGCTGAAGGCCTTCGGCGCCTTCGAGCCGCGCGGCGACCGGACCTACGTCCTGCGCGACAGGGTGGACCTCTCCGCCGACGGGACGCCGAAGACCTATGTGCGCACGGGCGCGGAGCTCCTGCGCGAGGGCCTCTCCGTAGGACTCGAGGGCGGGCGCGCCCACGTCCTCGAGATCGAGGAGGTCTCCGACGACGCGACCCTGCCCGCCGCCCGGCAGAAGGCCGGGGCCTTCGCCGTCCTGTCCCAGAGGGCCGGCGCCGAGGACCCCGCGCCGGCGCCGAAGCGCTTCGGGAAGGCCTTCTGGCTGCTCCTCGCGACGCTCCTCCCGTTCGGGTGGGTCGCGCTGGGGTTCTTTTACGCGGGTCGGGCCCTCGCGCTGCAGCTCGGTTGGCGTGCGGGTTCCTGA
- the ugpC gene encoding sn-glycerol-3-phosphate ABC transporter ATP-binding protein UgpC, with protein MATVTLRNISKRYKDVEVLHDVSLDVAEREFMVLVGPSGCGKSTLLRMVAGLEEITEGEIAIGEQVVNELPPRDREIAMVFQDYALYPHMTVEENMNFGLRLRRMPKPEVEARVKEAAAILQIGPLLARTPRQLSGGQRQRVAIGRAIVRKPKVFLFDEPLSNLDAKLREEMRIEIAKLHQRLNSTILYVTHDQVEAMTLATRIAILNGGRIQQVGTPEEVFCRPANLFVAGFIGSPTMNFVDGQLLEGPEGPRFRNAVMDVPAPRLLDAGKALSEPRAVVLGLRPDDLQVSFSGGADATAAGVEVVELLGHRRNLYLKVGESRLLATVDASFDPEPGQQVHLRFTPARAHLFDKASKERIPTESREDGR; from the coding sequence ATGGCAACCGTCACTCTTCGAAACATCTCCAAGCGCTACAAGGACGTCGAGGTGCTCCACGACGTCAGCCTCGACGTCGCCGAGCGCGAGTTCATGGTCCTCGTCGGGCCCTCCGGCTGCGGCAAGAGCACCCTGCTGCGCATGGTCGCGGGCCTCGAGGAGATCACCGAGGGCGAGATCGCCATCGGCGAGCAGGTCGTCAACGAGCTGCCGCCGCGCGACCGCGAGATCGCGATGGTCTTCCAGGACTACGCGCTCTACCCGCACATGACCGTCGAGGAGAACATGAACTTCGGGCTGCGCCTGCGGCGCATGCCGAAGCCCGAGGTCGAGGCGCGCGTGAAGGAGGCGGCCGCCATCCTGCAGATCGGGCCGCTGCTCGCGCGCACGCCGCGCCAGCTCTCCGGCGGACAGCGCCAGCGCGTGGCCATCGGGCGCGCCATCGTGCGCAAGCCCAAGGTCTTCCTCTTCGACGAGCCGCTGAGCAACCTCGACGCGAAGCTGCGCGAGGAGATGCGCATCGAGATCGCGAAGCTCCACCAGCGCCTGAACTCGACGATCCTCTACGTCACGCACGACCAGGTCGAGGCCATGACGCTCGCCACCCGCATCGCCATCCTCAACGGCGGGCGCATCCAGCAGGTGGGCACGCCCGAGGAGGTCTTCTGCCGTCCCGCGAACCTCTTCGTCGCGGGCTTCATCGGCAGCCCCACGATGAACTTCGTCGACGGCCAGCTCCTCGAGGGCCCCGAGGGCCCGCGCTTCCGCAACGCGGTCATGGACGTGCCGGCGCCCCGGCTCCTGGACGCCGGGAAGGCCCTCTCCGAGCCCCGGGCCGTGGTGCTCGGCCTGCGTCCCGACGACCTGCAGGTCTCCTTCTCGGGCGGCGCGGACGCGACCGCCGCCGGCGTCGAGGTCGTCGAACTGCTCGGCCACCGCCGCAACCTCTACCTCAAGGTCGGCGAGAGCCGCCTCCTCGCCACCGTCGACGCCTCCTTCGACCCCGAGCCCGGCCAGCAGGTCCACCTGCGCTTCACCCCCGCCCGCGCGCACCTCTTCGACAAGGCGAGCAAGGAGCGCATCCCCACCGAGTCCCGCGAAGACGGCCGCTGA
- a CDS encoding extracellular solute-binding protein — protein sequence MPSPDHPRARVLLPLLLILLIPLCSCRSRSEDAAAARTIVLWEQEDAFVAPFLDGLFAEFRKLPGNEDVRVVRTHFHTEDQRQQFQTASIAGTPPDLLLSPSDPAGIYCIAGFIHPTDALFDMRRFNKPVVEAITLDGKTWGVPMSNGNHLMLFYNRSFVPEAPKSMSELYDLCGRIQQKGAGSADARTVQHCLAFFLNEPFWLAPWLGAFGGWPIDGRTPTLDTPAMRRTLAFILDLKDKRKIVPQECDYNCMDALFKERKAAMIINGDWALSTYETQLGKDFGAARIPRVDETGRWPSPMVSGKYFMLSSKLEGEKLELVRRFVEFMVSEKSQIAQVKALKRLPALSRAAHAKVIMDNPVLRASMDQLLVGKPMPMATEMRAVWDAMRPVYGRTVSGQIAPDAAAALMQKEAAAKIAEMNE from the coding sequence ATGCCCTCCCCGGACCATCCTCGCGCCCGCGTCCTCCTTCCGCTCCTCCTCATCCTCCTGATCCCTCTCTGCTCCTGCCGCAGCCGAAGCGAGGACGCCGCCGCCGCGCGCACCATCGTGCTCTGGGAGCAGGAGGACGCCTTCGTCGCCCCGTTCCTCGACGGACTCTTCGCGGAGTTCCGCAAGCTCCCCGGCAACGAGGACGTCCGCGTCGTGCGCACCCACTTCCATACGGAGGACCAGCGCCAGCAGTTCCAGACCGCCTCCATCGCGGGCACGCCGCCCGACCTCCTGCTGAGCCCTTCCGACCCGGCCGGCATCTACTGCATCGCGGGCTTCATCCATCCGACCGACGCCCTCTTCGACATGCGCCGCTTCAACAAACCGGTCGTCGAGGCCATCACCCTCGACGGGAAGACCTGGGGGGTGCCGATGTCCAACGGCAACCACCTCATGCTCTTCTACAATCGGAGCTTCGTCCCCGAGGCGCCGAAGAGCATGAGCGAGCTCTACGACCTCTGCGGCAGGATCCAGCAGAAGGGCGCCGGGAGCGCGGATGCGCGCACGGTGCAGCACTGCCTCGCCTTCTTCCTCAACGAGCCCTTCTGGCTCGCGCCCTGGCTCGGCGCCTTCGGGGGCTGGCCCATCGACGGCCGCACCCCCACCCTCGACACGCCGGCCATGCGCCGGACCCTCGCCTTCATCCTCGACCTCAAGGACAAGCGGAAGATCGTCCCGCAGGAGTGCGACTACAACTGCATGGACGCGCTCTTCAAGGAGCGCAAGGCCGCCATGATCATCAACGGCGACTGGGCGCTCTCCACCTATGAGACGCAGCTCGGCAAGGACTTCGGCGCCGCCCGCATCCCGAGAGTGGACGAGACCGGGCGCTGGCCGAGCCCGATGGTGAGCGGCAAGTATTTCATGCTGAGCTCCAAGCTCGAAGGCGAGAAGCTCGAGCTCGTGCGGCGCTTCGTCGAGTTCATGGTCAGCGAGAAGAGCCAGATCGCCCAGGTGAAGGCCCTCAAGCGCCTGCCCGCCTTGAGCCGGGCCGCGCACGCGAAAGTCATCATGGACAATCCCGTGCTGCGCGCCTCGATGGACCAGCTCCTCGTCGGCAAGCCGATGCCCATGGCCACCGAGATGCGCGCGGTCTGGGACGCGATGCGCCCGGTCTACGGCCGCACCGTCTCGGGCCAGATCGCGCCCGACGCCGCGGCGGCGCTGATGCAGAAGGAGGCGGCGGCCAAGATCGCCGAGATGAACGAATGA
- a CDS encoding sugar ABC transporter permease, translated as MSAILAASVLQVLHFTLVIFAAVAVLEAYLWVHFHRWDRAWFLPAVLVAVPALVVLGSLPLTAGAPGAVVRVGLWAFALEAALAALFKFVVRGRWALPYMLLAPGVLGLAILIIYPLGFEVWLAFHDLKLTTILHWSRTGELPFVGLKHFGKVFTSSPLSEVTFWRLLLRTFGWTFVNVFFHVVGGFALALLLNRKLRLKGLYRTLLVVPWAMPQVVAVLAMRGEFHSQYGFINVLIGRLLAVFPWLSSLGVAPVQWLTLHPFLTCAIINVWLGIPFMMVVILGGLQSISQHYYDAAAIDGASAFQQFRMITLPLIKPVLAPAVTLGTVWTFNNINVIYLVTGQAGGTEDADILVSALYKAAFTYYRYSYSAAFAIVIFLILFAFSMAWLKATKGTESVYERD; from the coding sequence ATGAGCGCCATCCTCGCCGCCTCGGTGCTCCAGGTCCTCCATTTCACCCTCGTCATCTTCGCGGCGGTGGCCGTGCTCGAGGCCTATCTCTGGGTCCACTTCCATCGCTGGGACCGCGCCTGGTTCCTCCCCGCCGTGCTCGTCGCCGTGCCGGCGCTCGTCGTCCTGGGGTCCCTGCCTTTGACCGCCGGCGCTCCCGGCGCGGTCGTCCGCGTCGGGCTCTGGGCCTTCGCCCTCGAGGCGGCCCTGGCCGCGCTCTTCAAGTTCGTCGTGCGCGGGCGCTGGGCGCTGCCCTACATGCTGCTCGCCCCCGGCGTGCTCGGCCTCGCCATCCTCATCATCTATCCGCTCGGCTTCGAGGTCTGGCTCGCCTTCCACGACCTCAAGCTCACGACCATCCTGCACTGGAGCCGCACCGGCGAGCTGCCCTTCGTCGGGCTCAAGCACTTCGGGAAGGTCTTCACCTCCTCGCCGCTCTCGGAGGTCACCTTCTGGCGCCTGCTGCTGCGCACCTTCGGCTGGACCTTCGTGAACGTGTTCTTTCACGTCGTCGGCGGCTTCGCGCTGGCCCTGCTCCTCAACCGCAAGCTGCGCCTCAAGGGCCTCTACCGCACCTTGCTCGTCGTCCCCTGGGCGATGCCGCAGGTCGTGGCCGTGCTCGCCATGCGCGGCGAGTTCCACTCCCAGTACGGCTTCATCAACGTGCTCATCGGCCGTCTCCTCGCGGTCTTCCCGTGGCTCTCCTCTCTCGGCGTCGCGCCGGTGCAGTGGCTGACCCTGCACCCCTTCCTGACCTGCGCCATCATCAACGTCTGGCTCGGCATCCCCTTCATGATGGTCGTCATCCTGGGCGGACTGCAGAGCATCTCCCAGCACTACTACGACGCGGCCGCCATCGACGGCGCCTCGGCCTTCCAGCAGTTCCGCATGATCACCCTGCCGCTCATCAAGCCGGTGCTCGCGCCGGCGGTGACGCTGGGCACGGTCTGGACCTTCAACAACATCAACGTCATCTACCTCGTGACCGGGCAGGCGGGGGGGACGGAGGACGCCGACATCCTCGTCTCGGCCCTGTACAAGGCGGCCTTCACCTACTACCGCTACAGCTACAGCGCCGCCTTCGCCATCGTCATCTTCCTCATCCTCTTCGCCTTCTCGATGGCCTGGCTGAAGGCGACCAAGGGCACGGAGTCGGTCTATGAGCGTGATTGA
- a CDS encoding carbohydrate ABC transporter permease, with amino-acid sequence MGLKKHAAGRPTGGPLTAVLIHAGLLLASFLCVYPLLRIFSVSLRPGDRIVSTELALIPTGASFASYAKVLHETNFLLWLWNSLIITCTTALLGVSLAALAGYAFSRFSFPGRRTGLTMLLGNEMIPASMLLLPLFLMIMRLGLVNTYLGMIIAYSVTSLPFSIWILKGYYDTIPRSLEEAALVDGTTRFGAFLRVILPLSTPALAIAFLFNFTQAWNEYLVARVVLTDANRYTWTLGLFELQGQYLTQWGMFAAASILVTIPVLGVFLYSSKWLISGLTLGGVKG; translated from the coding sequence ATGGGGCTCAAGAAGCACGCCGCGGGCCGCCCGACGGGCGGGCCGCTGACCGCCGTCCTCATCCACGCCGGGCTGCTGCTCGCCTCCTTCCTCTGCGTCTATCCGCTGCTGCGCATCTTCTCGGTCTCCCTGCGCCCGGGAGACCGCATCGTCTCGACCGAGCTCGCCCTCATCCCCACGGGCGCGAGCTTCGCCTCCTACGCGAAGGTGCTCCACGAGACGAACTTCCTCCTCTGGCTGTGGAACTCGCTGATCATCACCTGCACGACCGCGCTGCTCGGCGTCTCGCTGGCCGCGCTCGCCGGCTACGCGTTCTCGCGCTTCAGCTTCCCCGGCCGGCGCACGGGCCTGACGATGCTGCTCGGCAACGAGATGATCCCGGCCTCGATGCTCCTCTTGCCGCTCTTCCTCATGATCATGCGCCTGGGGCTCGTGAACACCTATCTCGGGATGATCATCGCCTACTCGGTGACCTCGCTGCCCTTCAGCATCTGGATCCTCAAGGGCTACTACGACACCATCCCGCGCTCGCTCGAGGAGGCCGCGCTCGTCGACGGCACGACGCGCTTCGGCGCCTTCCTGCGCGTCATCCTGCCCCTCTCGACGCCCGCGCTGGCCATCGCCTTCCTCTTCAACTTCACCCAGGCTTGGAACGAGTACCTGGTCGCGCGGGTCGTGCTCACCGACGCGAACCGCTACACCTGGACGCTGGGCCTCTTCGAGCTGCAGGGTCAGTACCTGACGCAGTGGGGCATGTTCGCCGCCGCCTCCATCCTCGTCACCATCCCCGTGCTCGGCGTCTTCCTCTATTCCTCGAAATGGCTGATCTCGGGCCTGACTTTGGGCGGCGTGAAAGGATGA